CAGGCTGCCCGAATGGATGTGGGTCGCGCTGCGCGGCGACCGCGTCGTGGCCCGGATCGCCTGGTGGACCGGTGTCCCCGGCGGCGAGCCGCAGGCCCTGGACTTCTTCGACCTCGACCCCGCGCTGCCGGCCGAGGAGCGGATCGCGACCGGCCTGCGCCTGCTGGAGACGGCGACCGCCGCGGTCGTCCCGGCCGGCGCGCCGCGCCCGGAGTACGGGCGGTTCCTGCCCTCCGACTGGCGGGAGGACGACACGGTCCGCGAACAACTGGAGACTCTGTTCGCCGTGCTGGAACGGGCGGGCGCCCGGCCGCTGGTGGAGCGGCTGCGCCTGGAGTGGCGGCCCGGCACCCCGGTGGCGGAGCCGTCCGGCCGACTGGCGTTCCGTCCGGTACGGGACCGGGAGGACCTGGTCGCGCTGATGACGCCGGTCATGGCGGGCACGCTCGACGCGCACGGCCAGGCGGACCTCGCCTCCGGACTGTCCGCGCGGGAGGCCGCGGAGCAGCACTACGACGAGGAGTTCGCGCACTACGCGTCGCCGCGGGAGTGGTGGCGGATCGCCGAACTGCCCGGCACCGCTGAGCCGGTCGGCTTCGTCGTCCCGGCCCGCAACAACTACCACCACACGATCGCCTACATCGGCGTGCTCCCGGCGCACCGCGGCCACGGCTACATCGACGACGTGCTGCGCGAGGGCACTGCGCTCCTGGCCGCGCGGGACGTGCCGCGCATCCGGGCCGCGACCGACCTCGGCAACGTACCGATGGCGAACGCCTTCGCGCGGGCCGGATACGTGAACTTCCAACGCGCGATCAACTTCGTGTGGGACGTACCAGGCACGACGGGGTCCTGACTGCCAGGATGGTTCCCGTCGTTCCGAATCGTCGGCGAGGGGATTCCGCCAGTGCTGTTCGAAGTGTGGGCGCCGAACGCCCGGGACGGGGTCGAGCTGGAACTGGGCGACGCCCGGCTCCCCTTGGCCCCCGACCCGGCCCGGGACGGCTGGTGGCAGGCCGAGGCGCCCGCCGCGGACGGCGACCGGTACGGCTTCTCGCTGGACGGCGGGCCGGTGCTGCCCGATCCGCGCTCGCGCCGGCTGCCGGACGGCCCGGACGGCCTGAGCGCCGTCGTCGACCACACCGCGTACCCCTGGCGGCACCCCTTCCCGCGGCGTGCGCTGCGCGGCGCGGTCCTGTACGAGCTCCACATCGGCACGTACACCCCGGAGGGGACGCTCGACGCGGCGGCGGAGCAGCTCGGCGAGCTGGCGGAGCTGGGCGTGACGCATGTGGAGCTGATGCCGCTGTGCTCCTTCCCGGGGGTGCACGGCTGGGGGTACGACGGGGTCGCGCCGTGGGCGGTGCACGAGCCGTACGGCGGGCCCGAGGCGCTGAAGCGATTCGTCGACACGGCGCACGGCCTCGGGCTCGGCGTGGTCCTGGACGTGGTGCACAACCACCTGGGCCCGTCCGGGAACCACCTGCCGTCCTACGGCCCGTACTTCACCGAGACCCACCACACGCCCTGGGGCGCGGCCGTGAACCTGGACGCGCCCGGGTCCGACGAGGTCCGCGCGTACCTGCTGGGCAGTGCGCTGGCCTGGCTGCGGGACTACCGGATCGACGGGCTGCGGCTCGACGCGGTGCACGCGCTCGCGGACACGCGGGCGCTGACGTTCCTGGAGGAGCTGGCCGCGGCGGTGGACGCGCACGGAGCGGCGGAGAACCGCGAGCCGTTCCTGATCGCCGAGTCGGATCTCGGCGACCCGCGGACGACGACCCCGCGCGCGGCCGGCGGGCTCGGCCTGCACGCCCAGTGGAACGACGACTTCCACCATGCCCTGCACACCGCGCTGACCGGTGAGTCGCAGGGCTACTACGCCGACTTCGCGCGCGCGCCGATGGCCGCGCTGGCCAAGACCCTCGGGCACGTCTTCTTCCACGACGGCAGCTACTCGGCCTTCCGGGGCCGCCA
This sequence is a window from Streptomyces sp. HUAS YS2. Protein-coding genes within it:
- the treZ gene encoding malto-oligosyltrehalose trehalohydrolase, which gives rise to MLFEVWAPNARDGVELELGDARLPLAPDPARDGWWQAEAPAADGDRYGFSLDGGPVLPDPRSRRLPDGPDGLSAVVDHTAYPWRHPFPRRALRGAVLYELHIGTYTPEGTLDAAAEQLGELAELGVTHVELMPLCSFPGVHGWGYDGVAPWAVHEPYGGPEALKRFVDTAHGLGLGVVLDVVHNHLGPSGNHLPSYGPYFTETHHTPWGAAVNLDAPGSDEVRAYLLGSALAWLRDYRIDGLRLDAVHALADTRALTFLEELAAAVDAHGAAENREPFLIAESDLGDPRTTTPRAAGGLGLHAQWNDDFHHALHTALTGESQGYYADFARAPMAALAKTLGHVFFHDGSYSAFRGRHHGRPVDRVRTPAHRFLGYAQTHDQIGNRALGDRLSASLSPGLLACAATLVLTGPSVPMLFMGEEWGAGTPWQYFTDHTDPELAEAVRQGRRREFAAHGWAEEEVPDPQDPATRDRSVLDRAEREREPHARLLAWYRKLIGLRHSHPDLTDPDLAAVRAAFDEKARWLAFRRGDLRVVVNLAGQPAEIPLGGRHRVLAAWEPVPAPGPDGVLRLPAESCVVLANGLARG
- a CDS encoding GNAT family N-acetyltransferase, which encodes MTTARTPAPQSRDGLVLRPLAGPEELDLFLGLEYVLDDELAEDLGTGRRLPEWMWVALRGDRVVARIAWWTGVPGGEPQALDFFDLDPALPAEERIATGLRLLETATAAVVPAGAPRPEYGRFLPSDWREDDTVREQLETLFAVLERAGARPLVERLRLEWRPGTPVAEPSGRLAFRPVRDREDLVALMTPVMAGTLDAHGQADLASGLSAREAAEQHYDEEFAHYASPREWWRIAELPGTAEPVGFVVPARNNYHHTIAYIGVLPAHRGHGYIDDVLREGTALLAARDVPRIRAATDLGNVPMANAFARAGYVNFQRAINFVWDVPGTTGS